One window of the Cryptomeria japonica chromosome 7, Sugi_1.0, whole genome shotgun sequence genome contains the following:
- the LOC131036462 gene encoding uncharacterized protein LOC131036462 has product MVEEIERKRKEKEDLTVIGRHAPLGTGTQLGCVGGPSSLPSYRPTHFATTHASGSTSISASASASAPSHVPSTGSGSGSVSIGPRIRKSRLDTFFAPRTTPGSQQSLESMGWNKEVHDAAKMAVGRFWIYGSIPFFTARSPYWQEMVDALTICGAGFKAPSDFDLRGPILTELVNDVKKELGDQRQIWSTKGCTIMTDGWTDRRNRTLLNFLVSSAGGTVFIKSIDASAHCKNATYLCEQIEEVINEVGEENVVQVVTDNAPNYVAAGRLLMERRPSIVWTPCATHCIDLMLEDIGKLPWVKTCVEKARNVCKFVYNHSWVLALMRQYTEHKELARPGITRFATNFITLQSMLRCKMALRRMIVGEEWSSSSYAATPAGKDMADCIFDE; this is encoded by the exons atggttgaagaaattgaaaggaaaaggaaagaaaaagaggatctcacaGTCATTGGGAGACATGCACCTTTAGGAACAGGGACAcaattaggttgtgttggagggcctTCTTCCTTACCTTCATATCGTCCCACTCATTTTGCTACTACTCATGCTTCCGGTTCTACTTCTATAAGTGCCAGTGCCAGTGCCTCTGCCCCTTCTCATGTTCCTAGCACTGGCAgtggtagtgggagtgttagcattggacctaggattcgtaaatctaggttggataccttttttgcacctcgcactactcctgggtcccaacagtcacttgagagcatgggttggaacaaggaggtccatgatgctgctaaaatggcagttggcagatTTTGGATCTATGGCAGTATTCCATTCTTCACAGCCAG GTcaccttattggcaagaaatggttgatgcccttaccatttgtggggcggggttcaaagccccttctgattttgatttgaggggacccattttgactgaattggtgaatgatgtgaagaaAGAATTGGGTGATCAACGCcaaatatggagcactaaaggttgcaccatcatgactgatggttggacagacaggagaaatagaactctccttaattttcttgtttcttccgcag ggggcaccgttttcatcaagtctattgatgcctccgcccattgcaagaatgccacctacctatgtgagcagatagaggaggtgattaatGAGGTGGGTGaagagaacgtggtacaggtggtgactgaCAATGcaccaaattatgttgctgcag gcagactattgatggagaggcgcccatctatagtttggactccatgtgccacccattgcattgacctcatgttagaGGATATTGGAAAACTTCCATGGGTCAAGACATGTGTAGAAAAGGcaagaaatgtgtgcaaatttgtatataatcattcatgggtgttggctcttatgagacaatacacagagcataaggagttagctcgtccaggaatcacaagatttgccacaaacttcatcacattgcagtccatgcttcgtTGTAAGatggccttgagacgtatgattgttggtgaggagtggtcttcctcatcctatgctgccaccccagcagggaaagatatggcagactgcatttttgatgagtga